A single genomic interval of Bradyrhizobium sp. AZCC 1693 harbors:
- a CDS encoding endonuclease/exonuclease/phosphatase family protein, which translates to MTATMRIMTWNVHGIFHLNPKFDLDGVCSIIRHWSPDVVALQEVDSRGRTDDPFALLAKAVGDHSVDARSIVTEDGDYGQVLLSRWPFAEPPKISDVSYQEREPRRAIAARILSGHGEVRVIATHLGLSIHERHAQAHALADLVQPTRTLVLGDFNDWFWVKSVRGVLARICPVRTRLRTFPARLPMMRLDRIYASRDLAIRSAWTDRKACAYSDHLPVIADVAFPQ; encoded by the coding sequence GTGACGGCCACAATGCGCATCATGACGTGGAATGTGCACGGCATCTTCCACCTCAATCCGAAGTTCGATCTGGATGGCGTTTGTTCGATCATCCGCCACTGGTCGCCTGATGTCGTGGCGCTGCAGGAGGTCGATTCGCGCGGAAGAACCGATGATCCCTTTGCCCTGCTGGCGAAGGCCGTCGGCGACCACAGCGTCGATGCGCGATCGATCGTCACCGAGGACGGCGACTACGGACAGGTGCTGTTGAGCCGCTGGCCCTTCGCCGAGCCGCCGAAAATTTCCGACGTCTCGTATCAGGAACGGGAGCCCCGCAGGGCCATTGCCGCGCGCATATTGTCCGGTCACGGGGAGGTCAGGGTCATTGCCACCCACCTCGGCCTGAGCATCCATGAACGGCACGCGCAGGCCCATGCCCTGGCCGACCTGGTGCAGCCGACGCGGACGCTCGTGCTCGGCGATTTCAATGACTGGTTCTGGGTGAAGTCGGTGAGAGGCGTGCTGGCGCGGATCTGCCCGGTCCGAACGCGGCTGCGGACGTTTCCCGCCCGGTTGCCGATGATGCGGCTGGACCGGATCTATGCCTCGCGCGATCTGGCGATCCGCTCGGCCTGGACCGATCGCAAGGCCTGTGCGTATTCGGACCATCTTCCCGTGATTGCGGATGTCGCGTTTCCGCAGTAG
- a CDS encoding HlyD family type I secretion periplasmic adaptor subunit — protein MANRKIADRTAQAEGTWYDTLPRSTKLPTVAGALIMAVMLMGFGVWGNMAPIAGAVVASGVFVVTGQNKIVQHLEGGMIREIYVREGDTVEAGQLLLELDDTAARAELQRLFLRRIRLTAIDARLQAEMKEEDDVKWPPEIVHWLASSSEVREIVDSQKMAFTARRNNLNSDVKSIQESINALDERIRGSRVQLDAVHRQIVLLDEEIATKDKLVQAGLVRKPELMVLQRSKANLEGEVGRIMGDIGDAKERIARAVEQINGVRKTAIKTAVEQMHEVRGELADVRERMLSAKGVLDRVRVTAPVSGVVVKLRYHTQGGVVEAGKNIMELLPLKDELIIEARLRPQDIDSVKHGQTAMVRLTALNQRITPMVSGDVIYLSADTLADEKKSQQVGPTDIYIVRVKLNSEESRNIPGFSPTPGMPAEVYIKTSERTFFQYIVRPIHDSMMRAFRER, from the coding sequence ATGGCCAACAGGAAAATTGCGGACCGCACCGCGCAAGCAGAGGGCACCTGGTACGATACGCTGCCGCGATCGACCAAGCTGCCAACCGTTGCCGGTGCGCTGATCATGGCGGTGATGCTGATGGGCTTCGGTGTCTGGGGCAACATGGCGCCGATCGCCGGCGCCGTGGTCGCTTCAGGCGTGTTCGTCGTTACCGGACAGAACAAGATCGTCCAGCATCTCGAGGGCGGAATGATCCGCGAAATCTACGTGCGCGAAGGCGACACGGTGGAAGCCGGGCAATTGTTACTCGAGCTTGACGACACCGCGGCGCGCGCGGAGTTGCAGCGGCTGTTCCTGCGGCGCATCCGCCTGACGGCGATCGATGCAAGGCTGCAAGCCGAGATGAAGGAGGAAGACGATGTCAAGTGGCCGCCCGAGATCGTCCATTGGCTGGCCAGCTCTTCCGAGGTGAGGGAAATCGTGGACAGTCAGAAGATGGCGTTCACGGCGCGCCGCAACAACCTCAACAGCGACGTCAAGAGCATCCAGGAGAGCATCAACGCGCTGGATGAGCGGATCCGGGGATCCCGGGTCCAGCTCGATGCCGTCCATCGCCAGATCGTTCTGCTCGACGAGGAAATCGCGACCAAGGACAAGCTGGTGCAGGCTGGGCTGGTACGCAAGCCGGAACTGATGGTGCTGCAGCGGTCGAAGGCCAATCTGGAAGGCGAGGTCGGCCGCATCATGGGCGACATCGGCGATGCCAAGGAACGCATCGCCCGCGCGGTCGAGCAGATCAATGGCGTGCGCAAGACCGCGATCAAGACCGCGGTCGAGCAGATGCATGAGGTCCGCGGCGAGCTGGCCGACGTCCGCGAGCGGATGCTGAGCGCCAAGGGCGTGCTCGATCGGGTGCGCGTCACCGCGCCGGTGAGCGGCGTGGTGGTGAAGCTGCGCTATCATACGCAGGGCGGCGTGGTCGAGGCCGGCAAGAACATCATGGAGCTTCTGCCGCTGAAGGACGAGCTGATCATCGAGGCGCGATTGCGGCCGCAGGATATCGACAGCGTCAAGCACGGACAGACGGCGATGGTGCGGCTGACGGCGCTGAACCAGCGCATCACGCCGATGGTCTCCGGCGACGTCATCTACCTGTCGGCCGATACGCTGGCGGACGAAAAGAAGTCCCAGCAGGTGGGACCAACCGACATCTATATCGTGCGCGTCAAGCTCAACAGCGAGGAGAGCAGGAATATTCCGGGCTTCAGCCCGACGCCCGGGATGCCGGCCGAGGTCTACATCAAGACGTCGGAACGGACGTTCTTCCAGTACATCGTCAGGCCGATTCACGACAGCATGATGCGCGCATTCCGGGAGCGCTAG
- a CDS encoding response regulator transcription factor has translation MSVPFKKTVFLVDAMAFRRARAESFLNPWARNESVELISLDPDEAHTRLVERAVCDMLIYSVGAPSPHEVFTEIQVLHTLRREAALAIVSDDENPATVLAAMRCGAQGYFSNSMAPELALQALSFVLHGGTYFPPTAILASQTFSTPAPIEYRLPELSQEQPLPGPEQQTQAPPLGPEDGLYEQQGSLFDDKAAGVPRDHGFNGARHAPEFTERQYAVLVCLCQGDPNKVIGRKLGMTETTVKVHVREIMRKLGVSNRTQVAIAAAHVCSGSAVELVSADSSMAAKPSISH, from the coding sequence ATGTCGGTCCCGTTCAAGAAGACGGTTTTCCTTGTAGACGCAATGGCCTTCAGACGAGCTCGCGCAGAGAGCTTCCTAAATCCGTGGGCCCGTAACGAAAGCGTCGAGCTGATTTCGCTCGATCCTGATGAAGCCCACACAAGACTCGTCGAGCGCGCCGTATGCGACATGCTGATTTACAGCGTCGGCGCTCCCTCTCCCCACGAAGTCTTCACCGAGATACAGGTATTGCATACGCTTCGCCGTGAGGCGGCGCTCGCGATCGTCTCCGACGACGAAAATCCCGCCACCGTCCTCGCCGCGATGCGTTGCGGGGCTCAGGGTTACTTCAGCAATTCCATGGCGCCCGAACTTGCGTTGCAGGCCCTTTCGTTCGTCCTCCACGGCGGCACTTATTTTCCGCCGACCGCCATCCTGGCCAGCCAGACCTTCAGCACGCCTGCGCCCATCGAATACAGGCTGCCTGAACTCTCCCAGGAACAACCGCTTCCGGGACCTGAACAACAGACGCAGGCGCCGCCTCTCGGGCCGGAAGACGGCCTTTACGAGCAGCAAGGCTCCCTTTTCGACGACAAGGCGGCTGGCGTGCCGCGCGACCATGGCTTCAACGGCGCGCGGCACGCGCCCGAGTTTACCGAACGGCAGTACGCCGTTCTCGTTTGCCTCTGCCAGGGCGACCCCAACAAGGTAATCGGTCGCAAGCTCGGCATGACCGAAACAACCGTGAAAGTCCATGTCCGCGAAATCATGCGCAAGCTGGGCGTAAGCAACCGGACCCAGGTCGCGATCGCCGCGGCGCATGTCTGCTCGGGCAGCGCGGTCGAACTGGTTTCCGCGGATTCATCCATGGCGGCCAAGCCGTCGATCTCTCACTAG
- a CDS encoding dihydrodipicolinate synthase family protein, translated as MTPTAQRPYRGVFPVAPTIFDDRGDLDLAGQRRCIDFMIDAGSNGLCILANFSEQFVLTDVEREQVMHAVLEHVAGRVPVIVTTTHFGSRICAERSRQAQDAGAAMVMIMPPYHGATFRVPEKAIFDFYRTVSDAIDIPIMIQDAPVAGTPLSVDFLARMAREIPNIRYFKIEVPMAAAKLRDLIAAGGDSIEGPWDGEEAITLMADLDAGATGAMTGGGYPDGIRQIVDPYLAGRREEAMAAYARWLPLINYENRQCGLQAAKILMQEGGVIGSEAVRHPLQRVHPAARAGLIEIARQLDPVVLRWGR; from the coding sequence ATGACCCCGACTGCACAACGGCCCTATCGCGGCGTTTTCCCTGTCGCTCCGACCATCTTCGACGATCGCGGGGATCTCGATCTCGCGGGGCAACGCCGCTGCATCGATTTCATGATCGACGCCGGCTCCAACGGCCTCTGCATTCTGGCGAACTTCTCCGAGCAGTTCGTGCTGACCGATGTCGAGCGCGAACAGGTGATGCATGCGGTGCTGGAGCACGTCGCCGGCCGGGTGCCGGTGATCGTGACGACGACGCATTTCGGCTCGCGCATCTGCGCCGAGCGCAGCCGCCAGGCGCAGGACGCGGGGGCTGCGATGGTGATGATCATGCCGCCCTATCACGGCGCCACTTTCCGCGTGCCGGAGAAGGCTATTTTCGACTTCTACCGCACCGTGTCTGACGCCATCGACATCCCCATCATGATCCAGGATGCGCCGGTTGCCGGGACGCCGCTTTCGGTCGACTTCCTGGCGCGGATGGCGCGGGAAATTCCGAACATCCGCTATTTCAAGATCGAGGTGCCGATGGCGGCGGCGAAGCTGCGCGACCTCATCGCAGCCGGCGGCGACAGCATCGAAGGGCCCTGGGACGGCGAGGAAGCCATCACGCTGATGGCCGATCTCGATGCCGGGGCGACCGGCGCCATGACGGGTGGCGGCTATCCGGATGGCATCAGGCAGATCGTCGATCCCTATCTCGCCGGGCGCCGGGAAGAAGCGATGGCGGCCTATGCGCGCTGGCTGCCGCTGATCAATTACGAGAACCGCCAGTGCGGCTTGCAGGCCGCCAAGATCCTGATGCAGGAAGGCGGCGTGATCGGCTCGGAAGCGGTTCGTCATCCCCTGCAAAGGGTTCACCCGGCGGCGCGGGCCGGCCTCATTGAAATCGCGCGCCAGCTCGATCCGGTGGTGTTGCGCTGGGGACGGTAA
- a CDS encoding VTT domain-containing protein has translation MLNDAAAYFAALREALLLATRQVYIIGWDIHSLTRFVGPSGHADDGYPEELGAFLKALLKAKPELRINILSWNFLALYAAEREWNSVAKFTSEAPDRLRFCFDSSLPLGSAQHQKIVVIDGALAFVGGLDLTIRRWDTSEHNAYHPLRTDPDGKPYPPFHDVQCMVDGEAAASLTEIAESRWRAAGCTVEASAGVTGERWPASVPVQSRGMTAGIARTEIATASEAGVNEVARLFEASINAADRLIYIENQFTSATDIARLLAQRMLDVPQLRVLIITPKMHSSWFESQAMQSGRGGFIAQFVAAGVMDRVRFLYPVTRDGGRAAAVMVHSKVVIVDDRILRVGSANLNNRSMGADTECDLAFEATSGAHRQYIARLRRSLIGHFCGVDEREIESNEADLFGFLDRLPDAGGAKSLQPIDPAATAGSVATVVQPVADPREPLRLDRAANRMWTARTILAVSGLAAALAGLALAWQYTSLHDFTDVGFVSSVISQPARSQFAPLFAIAAFVVGGLVVFPVLVLIAATAAALGPWMGFFSAGAGVLLSALTLFSIGRVLGQARLQRLLGRRAARVQGRIIGKGVVAVAMIRMVPIAPFSIVNLAAGASKLSLRDFLLGTVLGMAPGIAVMAALGAQIADLARNASWTNVVLLALAVTAWIALCLGVQFLVTWMAGRRT, from the coding sequence ATGCTCAATGACGCGGCCGCGTATTTCGCCGCTTTGCGGGAAGCGCTGCTGCTCGCGACGCGGCAGGTCTACATCATCGGTTGGGACATCCACAGCCTGACCCGCTTTGTCGGGCCGTCCGGGCATGCCGACGATGGTTATCCGGAAGAGCTCGGCGCGTTTCTGAAAGCGCTCCTGAAGGCGAAGCCCGAGTTGCGGATCAACATCCTGAGCTGGAATTTCCTGGCGCTCTACGCGGCGGAGCGGGAGTGGAATTCAGTCGCCAAATTCACCTCGGAAGCGCCCGACAGGCTTCGTTTCTGTTTCGACTCCAGCCTTCCCTTGGGCTCGGCGCAGCATCAGAAGATCGTCGTGATCGACGGCGCGCTCGCCTTCGTCGGCGGTCTCGACCTCACGATAAGGCGCTGGGACACCAGCGAACACAACGCCTATCATCCGCTGCGGACCGATCCCGACGGCAAGCCCTATCCGCCGTTTCACGACGTGCAGTGCATGGTGGATGGCGAAGCGGCGGCCAGTTTGACGGAAATAGCGGAGAGCAGGTGGCGCGCCGCCGGCTGCACGGTCGAAGCAAGCGCTGGCGTCACGGGCGAGCGCTGGCCGGCCTCGGTGCCGGTGCAATCCCGCGGAATGACGGCAGGCATCGCCCGGACCGAGATCGCAACCGCAAGCGAAGCCGGCGTGAACGAGGTCGCGCGGCTGTTCGAGGCCTCCATCAATGCGGCCGACCGCCTCATCTATATCGAGAACCAGTTCACCAGCGCCACCGACATCGCGCGCCTGCTGGCGCAGCGGATGCTCGATGTGCCACAGCTTCGTGTTTTGATCATCACGCCGAAGATGCATTCGTCCTGGTTCGAATCGCAGGCCATGCAGAGCGGCCGCGGCGGATTCATCGCACAATTTGTGGCGGCAGGCGTGATGGACCGGGTTCGTTTTCTCTATCCCGTGACAAGGGATGGGGGTCGTGCTGCCGCGGTCATGGTGCACAGCAAGGTGGTGATCGTCGACGATCGTATCCTGCGCGTGGGTTCGGCCAACCTCAACAATCGCTCGATGGGCGCGGACACCGAATGCGATCTCGCCTTCGAGGCGACATCCGGCGCGCATCGCCAATATATCGCCAGGCTTCGCCGCAGCCTGATCGGGCATTTCTGCGGCGTCGACGAACGGGAGATCGAAAGCAACGAAGCCGACCTGTTTGGATTTCTCGACCGCCTGCCGGACGCGGGCGGCGCGAAATCGCTGCAGCCGATCGACCCGGCCGCAACAGCCGGCAGCGTGGCAACCGTCGTGCAGCCGGTCGCCGACCCCAGAGAACCGCTTCGCCTCGACCGCGCCGCCAATCGCATGTGGACGGCAAGAACCATTTTGGCGGTATCCGGCCTGGCCGCGGCGCTCGCCGGCCTCGCGCTGGCCTGGCAGTACACGTCGCTGCACGATTTCACCGATGTCGGCTTTGTCTCCTCGGTCATTTCGCAACCCGCGCGGTCGCAATTCGCGCCGCTGTTCGCGATTGCCGCCTTCGTCGTCGGCGGGCTGGTGGTGTTTCCGGTGCTGGTGTTGATTGCCGCCACGGCAGCGGCGCTGGGGCCGTGGATGGGTTTCTTCAGTGCGGGCGCCGGCGTGCTGCTCAGCGCGCTCACGCTGTTTTCGATCGGCCGCGTGCTGGGCCAGGCGCGCCTGCAGCGGCTGCTCGGGCGCCGGGCCGCGCGGGTTCAAGGCCGCATCATCGGCAAGGGGGTGGTTGCGGTCGCCATGATCCGGATGGTGCCGATCGCCCCGTTCTCGATCGTGAACTTGGCGGCGGGCGCGAGCAAGCTGAGCCTGCGCGATTTCCTGCTCGGCACCGTGCTGGGCATGGCGCCGGGGATCGCTGTCATGGCCGCGCTCGGCGCGCAGATCGCCGACCTCGCCAGAAACGCCTCATGGACGAATGTGGTGCTGCTGGCGCTGGCGGTCACAGCCTGGATCGCGCTGTGCCTTGGCGTGCAGTTCCTGGTGACGTGGATGGCGGGACGAAGAACGTGA
- a CDS encoding GNAT family N-acetyltransferase, protein MHIDIIETLPSLAKLEDNWNAVYDADDEAQIFLSWKWLSGWLSSIPGPWFILAAKERDAADLPYVAFFPLRMQTTIEKSDVFGNIRMAGNFGADYTGIICRLEAEHKVIPAFARAIRQMNWARLHFDNVRISERRWRLLTACFPKASFHATTVDKIIKTDGIDNSLCPYATLPKDWNAYLDALSSNTRQKIRRLLKQVEASSEYRITVATSETFDRDLKTLLGFWDTKWRARKADRIDSLIRSNGNMLTRSFHSGLVYLPTFWHGDRPVAALATLVEPRRRTFSFYMTGRDETFEGPPAGMILHAYSIRHAIERGFVEYDFLRGNEPYKYSFGCKERKIHSIVLETRSGRNLGGRIDPRCIPDLLQQATELHRKGQSADAEIGYRRILEVEPKHADGLHRLGQLLAAKGDFAAAKRLFRILTTVRPDAAKAWQCLGQVCESLGQHEEALRQHLEFMRLQPALPDGFVAVARCMAKLGRMAEINAALLAAIEPASARSVRKWRDWRPTPDRQTASEHSVSV, encoded by the coding sequence GTGCATATCGACATCATCGAAACGTTGCCGTCGCTGGCCAAGCTCGAGGACAACTGGAACGCGGTCTACGACGCGGACGACGAGGCGCAGATTTTCCTGTCATGGAAATGGCTGAGCGGCTGGCTGTCCAGCATCCCGGGACCATGGTTCATCCTGGCCGCGAAAGAGCGTGACGCCGCCGATTTGCCTTACGTCGCATTCTTTCCGTTGCGGATGCAGACCACGATCGAGAAATCCGACGTTTTCGGCAACATCCGGATGGCGGGCAATTTCGGCGCCGACTATACCGGCATCATCTGCAGGTTAGAGGCGGAGCACAAGGTCATTCCGGCCTTTGCCCGCGCCATCAGGCAGATGAACTGGGCGCGGCTCCATTTCGACAATGTCAGAATATCCGAGCGGCGGTGGCGGCTGCTGACCGCCTGCTTTCCGAAGGCGAGTTTCCACGCGACCACAGTCGACAAGATCATCAAGACCGACGGGATCGACAACAGTCTCTGCCCCTACGCCACGCTGCCGAAGGACTGGAACGCTTATCTCGACGCGCTCAGCTCCAATACGCGGCAGAAGATCCGCCGTCTCCTGAAGCAGGTCGAAGCGTCCAGTGAATATAGAATAACCGTCGCCACATCAGAGACGTTTGATCGGGACCTCAAGACCCTGCTGGGCTTCTGGGACACGAAGTGGCGTGCCCGAAAAGCTGATCGAATCGATAGCCTGATCCGCTCCAACGGCAACATGCTGACGCGCAGTTTCCATTCCGGTCTGGTGTACCTGCCGACCTTTTGGCACGGCGACCGGCCGGTCGCGGCGCTGGCGACCTTGGTGGAGCCGCGCAGGCGGACGTTCTCGTTCTACATGACCGGACGCGACGAGACGTTCGAGGGGCCCCCGGCGGGCATGATCCTGCATGCCTACAGCATTCGCCACGCCATCGAGCGCGGGTTTGTCGAATACGACTTCCTGCGCGGCAACGAGCCGTACAAATATTCGTTCGGCTGCAAGGAGCGCAAGATCCACTCCATCGTGCTGGAAACCAGGAGTGGCAGGAATCTCGGCGGCCGGATCGATCCCAGGTGCATTCCCGACCTGCTGCAACAGGCGACCGAACTTCACCGCAAGGGACAGTCGGCCGATGCGGAGATCGGCTACCGCCGCATTTTGGAGGTTGAGCCGAAACACGCCGACGGGTTGCACAGGCTGGGCCAGTTGCTGGCGGCGAAGGGTGACTTCGCCGCGGCCAAGCGGCTGTTCCGGATCCTGACGACGGTTCGGCCCGACGCCGCCAAGGCGTGGCAATGTCTGGGCCAGGTTTGCGAAAGCCTCGGCCAGCACGAGGAAGCATTGCGCCAGCATCTCGAATTCATGCGGCTGCAACCGGCTCTGCCGGACGGATTCGTCGCGGTTGCCAGGTGTATGGCCAAGCTTGGGCGCATGGCGGAAATCAACGCCGCGCTGTTGGCCGCGATCGAACCGGCGAGCGCACGGTCGGTCCGGAAGTGGCGTGATTGGCGGCCCACGCCGGACCGGCAGACCGCCAGCGAACACTCGGTCTCGGTGTAG
- a CDS encoding SDR family NAD(P)-dependent oxidoreductase yields the protein MSPLSRSSHALVTGGGRGIGLAISAALSKAGATVTVLGRNRATLDEAVASGAAQFAAAADVADPAADVADPASIKAAVAEAAARQPIDILVANAGAAESAPFGRSDAGMFQRMMDVNFMGVVHATQAVLPGMVERRRGRIVAVASTAGLKGYAYVSAYSAAKHAVIGLVRSLALETAKSGVTVNAVCPGFTETDLLDGSIDNIIKKTGRSREQAIAELAKHNPQGRLVAPSEVADAVLWLCGEGAGAITGQAIAVAGGEV from the coding sequence ATGTCCCCATTGTCGCGTTCCTCCCATGCGCTCGTCACCGGCGGCGGGCGGGGCATTGGGCTGGCGATATCGGCGGCGCTGTCGAAAGCCGGCGCGACGGTAACGGTGCTCGGCCGCAACCGCGCTACGCTGGATGAAGCCGTCGCATCCGGCGCGGCACAGTTCGCGGCCGCAGCCGACGTCGCCGATCCGGCAGCCGACGTCGCCGATCCGGCATCGATCAAAGCCGCCGTTGCGGAAGCCGCCGCGCGGCAGCCGATCGACATTCTCGTTGCCAATGCGGGCGCAGCGGAGTCCGCGCCTTTCGGGCGTTCCGATGCGGGGATGTTCCAGCGGATGATGGACGTGAATTTCATGGGCGTGGTCCACGCCACGCAGGCGGTATTGCCTGGAATGGTGGAGCGCCGCCGCGGCCGGATCGTCGCCGTCGCGTCCACCGCCGGTTTGAAGGGCTATGCCTATGTTAGTGCCTACAGCGCGGCGAAACATGCCGTCATCGGCCTCGTTCGTTCGCTGGCGCTGGAGACGGCGAAGAGCGGCGTCACCGTCAATGCCGTATGCCCCGGCTTCACCGAAACCGATCTGCTGGACGGCTCGATCGACAACATCATCAAGAAAACCGGCCGCAGCCGCGAGCAGGCCATCGCCGAACTGGCAAAGCACAATCCGCAGGGGCGCCTCGTGGCGCCATCGGAGGTCGCCGACGCCGTGCTGTGGCTCTGCGGCGAAGGCGCCGGTGCCATCACGGGTCAAGCCATTGCGGTAGCGGGCGGCGAAGTCTGA
- a CDS encoding type I secretion system permease/ATPase has product MWGWDDRPGSSAGNLRLSQHDEATASTAKIIPLRPWFDPLPSRAEDPHIKFADEKGGPAEAKTADAKTADAKTADAKTADAKTAEPASVEPFRREKAKTEVKAEVKTEAKTEAGPEVKTEAKTEAKTDAKTEAKTPPPGSTVVIEQAVPAPALRTGGDKDGGGGSAGGGGGGGGGGGNSPPLHKRSSDNEFRDVLGSGLANARRNLVTVGLFSVAVNLLVLAIPIYLFNMSDRVLTSRSTDTLVMLTIIVLIAIGAHVLMDMMRRLILMRVAVETEARLGGPVLSAAAKAAQSGSSREFQTLADLQHLRSFITGPVLLTMFDTPVAPVYFAVVFLIHPHLGFIVLGSGLALIAVALLNQRVTAVPFNQANNYGTRANLQAESMARNAQVINAMGMIPEGVQVWGRETVESLKAQVIGQDRNILMTGLSKFLRLCTQIAILGWGAWLALETQVTSGMVIAASIVASRALAPLEGTIEGWRSFVQARSAYARVKALLLNSPLNLERLRLPRPAGYLNVERILYVPPPNKKVILNGISFQLKPGESLAIVGDSGTGKTMLARMLVGSIIPTAGSVRLDMMDLRNWDPRQFGESVGYLPQDVQLFPASIKANIGRMRDDARDEDVFDAAETADVHEMISSFAQGYETIVGMDGSPLSGGQRQRIGLARAFYGNPRLIVLDEPNSNLDANGERALAKALVRAKEKQITVVTITQRAALLMSVDKIMILHQGAVQAFGSRDEIIPMITGRKPNNVPTGPGDPPSLN; this is encoded by the coding sequence ATGTGGGGCTGGGATGATCGTCCAGGCAGCAGCGCCGGGAACTTGCGGCTGAGTCAGCATGACGAAGCAACGGCGAGCACAGCCAAGATAATTCCGCTTCGCCCGTGGTTTGATCCGCTGCCTTCGCGCGCCGAAGATCCGCACATCAAATTTGCTGACGAGAAGGGTGGCCCGGCCGAAGCCAAGACTGCTGACGCCAAGACTGCTGACGCCAAGACCGCTGACGCCAAGACCGCTGACGCCAAGACCGCCGAGCCGGCATCGGTCGAGCCATTCCGGCGCGAGAAGGCCAAGACGGAAGTCAAGGCTGAGGTGAAAACGGAAGCTAAAACCGAAGCCGGGCCGGAAGTCAAAACGGAAGCGAAGACGGAAGCCAAGACGGACGCCAAGACCGAAGCCAAGACCCCGCCGCCGGGATCCACCGTCGTGATCGAGCAGGCGGTTCCCGCTCCGGCGCTACGCACCGGAGGTGACAAGGACGGTGGCGGCGGCTCTGCAGGCGGCGGCGGTGGAGGAGGCGGTGGCGGTGGTAACTCGCCGCCGCTGCATAAGCGTTCCAGCGACAATGAATTCAGGGACGTGCTCGGCAGTGGCTTGGCAAATGCGCGCCGCAACCTGGTGACCGTGGGTCTGTTCTCGGTTGCGGTCAACCTGCTGGTGCTCGCCATCCCGATCTACCTGTTCAACATGTCCGATCGCGTGCTGACCAGCCGCAGCACGGACACGCTGGTGATGTTGACCATCATCGTGCTCATCGCGATCGGGGCGCATGTGCTGATGGACATGATGCGCCGCCTCATCCTGATGCGGGTTGCGGTCGAAACCGAAGCCCGGTTGGGCGGACCCGTCCTGAGCGCCGCCGCCAAGGCCGCGCAGAGCGGATCCAGCCGCGAATTCCAGACATTGGCGGACCTGCAGCACCTGCGCTCGTTCATTACCGGTCCGGTGCTGCTGACGATGTTCGATACGCCGGTGGCGCCGGTCTATTTCGCAGTGGTGTTTCTGATCCATCCCCATCTCGGATTCATCGTGCTGGGATCGGGCCTCGCGCTGATCGCCGTGGCGCTGTTGAACCAGCGGGTCACCGCGGTCCCGTTCAACCAGGCCAACAATTACGGCACCAGGGCAAACCTGCAGGCGGAATCGATGGCCCGCAATGCCCAGGTCATCAATGCGATGGGCATGATTCCGGAAGGCGTCCAGGTCTGGGGCCGCGAAACCGTGGAGTCCCTGAAAGCGCAGGTGATCGGACAGGATCGCAACATCCTGATGACGGGGTTGTCGAAGTTCCTGCGGCTGTGCACCCAGATAGCCATCCTGGGCTGGGGCGCATGGCTGGCGCTGGAAACTCAGGTCACCAGCGGCATGGTGATTGCCGCCTCGATCGTGGCGAGCCGTGCGTTGGCGCCGCTGGAAGGCACCATCGAAGGCTGGCGCAGCTTCGTGCAGGCGCGTTCGGCCTATGCCCGCGTCAAGGCGCTGTTGCTGAACTCGCCGCTCAACCTGGAGCGGCTCCGCCTGCCGCGTCCGGCCGGATATCTCAATGTCGAGCGCATTCTCTACGTGCCGCCGCCGAACAAGAAGGTGATCCTGAACGGAATCAGCTTTCAATTGAAGCCCGGGGAATCGCTTGCCATCGTCGGAGATTCCGGCACCGGGAAAACCATGCTGGCCCGCATGCTGGTCGGATCGATCATTCCGACCGCCGGCAGCGTCAGGCTCGACATGATGGATCTGCGCAACTGGGATCCGCGCCAGTTCGGCGAGAGCGTCGGCTACCTGCCGCAGGATGTGCAACTGTTCCCGGCATCCATCAAGGCCAACATCGGCCGCATGCGTGACGACGCCCGCGACGAGGACGTGTTCGACGCCGCCGAGACCGCCGATGTGCATGAGATGATTTCGAGCTTTGCCCAGGGCTACGAGACCATCGTCGGTATGGACGGCAGCCCGCTGTCGGGCGGCCAGCGGCAGCGGATCGGGCTGGCGCGCGCATTCTACGGCAACCCGCGCCTGATCGTGCTCGACGAGCCGAATTCGAATCTGGACGCCAATGGCGAGCGGGCGCTGGCCAAGGCGCTGGTGCGCGCCAAGGAAAAGCAGATCACGGTGGTGACGATCACCCAGCGCGCCGCGCTGCTGATGAGCGTCGACAAGATCATGATCCTGCATCAGGGCGCGGTGCAGGCTTTCGGCAGCCGCGACGAGATCATTCCGATGATCACCGGACGCAAGCCGAACAATGTCCCGACCGGGCCGGGCGATCCGCCTTCGTTGAATTGA